A window of Photobacterium sp. GJ3 contains these coding sequences:
- the rpmB gene encoding 50S ribosomal protein L28, which translates to MSRVCQVTGKRPVTGNNRSHARNATKRRFLPNLQTHRFWVESEKRFVKLRLSAKGMRIIDKKGIDTVLSEMRARGEKV; encoded by the coding sequence ATGTCCCGAGTATGCCAAGTAACTGGTAAGCGTCCTGTAACGGGTAACAACCGTTCACACGCACGTAATGCCACCAAGCGTCGTTTTCTGCCGAACCTGCAAACTCATCGTTTCTGGGTAGAAAGCGAAAAACGCTTCGTTAAACTACGCCTTTCTGCGAAAGGCATGCGTATCATTGATAAGAAAGGTATCGATACCGTTCTGTCTGAAATGCGTGCTCGCGGCGAGAAGGTTTAA
- a CDS encoding glycosyltransferase family 2 protein, whose protein sequence is MTADTSRSTLGVLMIIKNEAKHLAACLDTVAGWVDEIVIVDSGSTDESEQIARRYTDQFYAYEDWPGFGLQRQRAQNHMTTDWVLVLDADERVTPELKADIQAALKANPTKTAYRLNRLSDAFGKTIRHSGWSPDWVVRLYRREEARYNDALVHEKVLTNGLEIRPLKGRLLHDTYDNLHHYLNKTTKYLKAWTDEREGRKKAGLGTALLHALASFLKMYILKRGFLDGRHGFILAWLTMHTTFIKYIDLWLREYQQRNSK, encoded by the coding sequence ATGACCGCCGACACCTCCCGCAGCACTCTGGGCGTGCTGATGATCATCAAAAATGAAGCCAAGCATCTGGCAGCCTGTCTGGATACCGTCGCAGGCTGGGTTGACGAAATTGTCATTGTCGACTCAGGCAGTACAGATGAATCCGAACAGATTGCGCGCCGCTACACCGATCAATTTTACGCTTATGAAGACTGGCCGGGATTTGGCCTGCAGCGTCAGCGTGCACAGAATCACATGACCACAGATTGGGTGCTGGTGCTGGATGCTGATGAGCGCGTCACACCTGAACTCAAAGCTGATATTCAGGCTGCATTGAAAGCCAATCCAACCAAAACAGCGTACCGGCTGAATCGTCTGAGCGACGCCTTCGGGAAAACCATTCGCCATTCCGGCTGGTCGCCAGACTGGGTCGTTCGCCTGTATCGTCGGGAAGAAGCCCGCTATAACGATGCACTGGTACACGAAAAAGTGCTGACCAATGGGCTGGAGATTCGTCCGCTGAAAGGCCGTTTGCTCCATGACACCTATGACAATCTGCACCATTATCTCAATAAAACCACCAAGTATCTGAAAGCCTGGACGGATGAGCGGGAAGGCCGAAAAAAAGCCGGCTTAGGCACCGCCCTGCTCCATGCGCTGGCCAGCTTCCTGAAAATGTATATTCTCAAACGCGGCTTTCTGGATGGTCGGCACGGGTTTATTCTGGCGTGGTTGACCATGCACACCACATTTATCAAATACATTGATCTCTGGCTGAGGGAATATCAGCAAAGGAATTCCAAATGA
- the coaD gene encoding pantetheine-phosphate adenylyltransferase produces the protein MTTRVIYPGTFDPITNGHQDLIERAAAMFDQVVVGIAFSPSKKPLFDLQERVDLAKAVTSHLNNVDVVGFSGLLVDFAREQQANILVRGLRAVSDFEYEFQLANMNRRLMPELETVFLTPAEENSFISSTIVKEVALHKGQVDQFVHPTVAQALKAKLAK, from the coding sequence ATGACAACCCGAGTCATTTACCCCGGCACATTTGACCCGATCACCAACGGCCATCAGGATCTGATAGAACGCGCCGCAGCCATGTTCGACCAAGTCGTCGTGGGCATTGCCTTCAGTCCAAGCAAGAAGCCGTTGTTCGACCTGCAGGAGCGTGTAGATCTGGCGAAAGCCGTCACCAGCCACCTGAACAACGTCGACGTCGTTGGCTTTTCCGGGTTACTGGTCGATTTTGCCCGCGAACAGCAAGCCAACATTCTGGTGCGTGGCCTGCGCGCGGTTTCCGACTTCGAATACGAATTCCAGCTCGCGAACATGAACCGACGCCTGATGCCGGAGCTGGAAACCGTGTTCCTGACACCCGCCGAAGAGAACTCGTTTATCTCATCGACCATCGTCAAAGAAGTTGCCCTGCACAAAGGTCAGGTCGATCAGTTTGTCCACCCGACGGTGGCTCAGGCCCTGAAAGCCAAGCTCGCAAAATAA
- the rpmG gene encoding 50S ribosomal protein L33 produces the protein MAKGIREKIRLVSSAGTGHFYTTDKNKRNMPGKFEIKKFDPVVRKHVMYKEAKIK, from the coding sequence ATGGCTAAAGGCATTCGTGAGAAGATCCGTCTGGTATCATCTGCCGGCACCGGTCACTTCTACACTACCGACAAAAACAAGCGTAACATGCCAGGCAAATTTGAGATCAAGAAATTTGATCCAGTTGTCCGTAAGCACGTTATGTACAAAGAAGCAAAAATCAAGTAA
- the radC gene encoding DNA repair protein RadC, with protein sequence MVLKHLPQEARPREKLLQRGAGALSDAELLAIFLRTGLPGLNVVELAGRLLEEFGSLRALLAADHKTFCLHKGLGPAKYVQLQAVLEMSLRYLSEQLKKGEAMTSPEATRRYLSQVLRDRHREVFYILFLDNQHRVIEGEVMFEGTIDAASVYPREVVKRSLELNAAAVILAHNHPSGVAEPSQADRRITRRISDALALVDIRILDHFVVGDGEVVSFAERGWL encoded by the coding sequence ATGGTTTTGAAGCATTTGCCGCAGGAAGCGCGGCCGAGGGAAAAGCTGTTACAACGCGGTGCTGGCGCATTATCGGATGCCGAATTGCTGGCCATTTTTCTGCGGACCGGGCTTCCCGGCCTGAATGTGGTGGAGCTGGCAGGACGTTTACTGGAAGAATTCGGCTCCTTACGGGCCTTGCTGGCCGCAGATCATAAAACGTTTTGCCTGCATAAAGGGTTGGGGCCTGCCAAGTATGTGCAATTGCAGGCGGTACTGGAGATGAGTTTACGGTATTTGTCTGAGCAACTGAAAAAAGGGGAAGCCATGACCAGCCCGGAGGCGACTCGCCGATATCTCAGCCAGGTGCTTCGGGATCGCCACCGGGAAGTTTTTTATATTTTATTTCTGGATAATCAGCATCGGGTTATTGAGGGGGAGGTGATGTTTGAGGGAACCATTGACGCCGCGAGTGTTTATCCGCGCGAAGTGGTAAAAAGATCGCTGGAACTTAATGCAGCGGCGGTGATTTTAGCGCATAATCACCCCTCAGGCGTGGCGGAGCCAAGTCAGGCCGATCGGCGAATTACGCGGAGGATCAGCGATGCGCTGGCCCTGGTGGACATTCGGATCCTCGATCACTTCGTTGTTGGTGATGGTGAAGTGGTTTCTTTTGCTGAACGAGGTTGGCTATAA
- a CDS encoding glycosyltransferase family 2 protein, which translates to MKASLIITTYNWKEALSVVLDSIRQQSVLPGEVIIADDGSREDTQALIAAAASDFPVPLIHSWQPDDGFRAAESRNRAMAKAQFEYLIIIDGDMVLPQHFVAAHLRHAKPGQFIQGGRVLLNEACSQKVIASKKLPYWFASGLKNRHNTLQCPKLSRAFSRISNTDKSTRSCNMSFWRADILRINGFNNDFVGWGREDSEFVHRLLNLGLNRLYLKFSGAGYHLYHAENTRASLAKNDEILENTVRQKLTRCDNGIDKFMDENA; encoded by the coding sequence ATGAAAGCGTCACTGATCATCACCACATACAACTGGAAAGAAGCACTCAGTGTCGTCCTGGACAGTATCAGACAGCAAAGTGTCCTGCCGGGAGAAGTCATCATTGCCGATGACGGCTCCCGTGAAGATACCCAGGCGCTGATTGCAGCGGCGGCATCAGATTTTCCAGTTCCCCTGATCCACAGCTGGCAGCCCGATGATGGCTTCCGGGCAGCGGAAAGCCGAAACCGGGCCATGGCCAAAGCACAGTTTGAGTATCTCATCATCATTGATGGAGATATGGTTCTGCCTCAACACTTTGTCGCTGCGCATCTTCGTCACGCCAAACCCGGACAATTTATTCAGGGCGGTCGTGTGCTCCTGAACGAGGCTTGCAGCCAGAAAGTCATTGCATCGAAAAAACTGCCTTACTGGTTCGCGTCCGGGCTGAAAAATCGGCACAACACACTGCAATGCCCTAAGTTAAGCCGCGCTTTTTCCAGAATCTCCAATACGGATAAATCCACCCGGAGCTGCAATATGTCTTTCTGGCGGGCGGATATCCTGCGAATCAATGGGTTTAATAATGATTTTGTCGGCTGGGGACGCGAGGACAGCGAATTTGTCCATCGGCTGCTGAATCTGGGCCTGAACCGCTTATATCTGAAATTTTCAGGTGCTGGCTATCATTTGTACCATGCTGAAAATACAAGAGCCTCGCTGGCGAAAAACGACGAAATTCTGGAGAACACCGTCCGTCAGAAGCTGACCCGCTGCGACAATGGTATTGATAAATTTATGGATGAAAACGCATGA
- the mutM gene encoding bifunctional DNA-formamidopyrimidine glycosylase/DNA-(apurinic or apyrimidinic site) lyase encodes MPELPEVEVSRMGITPHVVGQTVTRVTVRNPSLRWPIPAELKLLEGQMIRGVERRAKYLLLETDAGFAIIHLGMSGSLRILPTEIPPAKHDHVDVLLASGEVLRYNDPRRFGAWLWQARDTEHPVLSKLGPEPLSEVFHADYLIDKAKGKRTVVKQFIMDNQVVVGVGNIYANESLFAAGIHPQAPAGSLSPARLTRLVADIKQVLAQAITQGGTTLKDFKQSDGKPGYFAQELQVYGKAGKPCPRCGTELNEVKIGQRATVYCSECQHF; translated from the coding sequence ATGCCTGAATTACCTGAAGTTGAAGTCAGCCGGATGGGGATCACCCCGCATGTCGTGGGTCAGACCGTGACTCGGGTGACGGTGCGGAATCCGAGCCTGCGCTGGCCGATCCCCGCAGAATTGAAATTACTTGAAGGGCAGATGATTCGCGGGGTTGAGCGCCGTGCGAAATATCTGCTGCTGGAAACCGATGCTGGTTTTGCCATCATTCACTTAGGGATGTCGGGCAGCCTGCGTATCTTGCCGACAGAGATCCCGCCAGCCAAACACGATCATGTGGATGTTTTACTCGCCAGTGGTGAAGTGTTGCGTTACAACGATCCGCGTCGTTTTGGCGCCTGGCTGTGGCAGGCGCGGGACACGGAACACCCGGTGCTGAGTAAGCTCGGACCTGAGCCGCTGAGTGAAGTCTTTCATGCGGATTATCTGATTGATAAAGCCAAAGGGAAGCGGACTGTGGTGAAGCAGTTCATTATGGACAATCAGGTTGTTGTGGGGGTGGGCAACATCTATGCCAATGAATCTTTGTTCGCTGCAGGGATCCATCCTCAGGCCCCGGCGGGTTCATTATCTCCGGCGCGGCTGACCCGGCTGGTGGCAGACATCAAACAGGTGCTTGCTCAGGCGATTACGCAGGGCGGAACCACACTGAAGGATTTTAAACAAAGTGACGGCAAACCCGGTTATTTTGCACAGGAGCTGCAAGTGTACGGGAAGGCAGGCAAACCTTGCCCCCGGTGTGGTACGGAACTCAATGAGGTCAAAATCGGGCAGCGTGCTACAGTCTATTGTAGTGAGTGCCAACATTTTTAG
- a CDS encoding NAD-dependent epimerase, with protein MRYLITGVAGFIGSAVAQRLCQMGHDVVGIDNFNHYYDVRLKQARVQQIAHPSLLVLDCDLADREAIARLFLMHRFDRVIHLAAQAGVRYSLENPMAYADSNLNGHLTILEGCRRHQIEHLVYASSSSVYGLNRKLPLSTSDSVDHPVSLYAATKKANELMAHTYSHLYGIPTTGLRFFTVYGPWGRPDMALFKFTSAILSGEPIDVFNHGDMLRDFTYIDDIVEGVVRIQDHIPTEDPNWRVENGTPATSAAPYRVYNLGHGQPVQLMDFITALEQALGREAMKRYLPMQPGDVYATYADTQDLFEATGFHPQVSVPEGVQKFVAWYLDYYGQKAGGKVAAG; from the coding sequence ATGCGTTATCTGATAACGGGTGTGGCTGGTTTTATTGGCAGTGCGGTGGCACAGCGTCTGTGCCAGATGGGCCATGATGTGGTCGGGATTGATAACTTCAATCACTATTATGATGTCCGGTTGAAACAGGCAAGGGTGCAGCAAATTGCGCATCCGAGTTTATTGGTGCTTGATTGCGATCTGGCCGACCGGGAAGCCATTGCCCGGTTATTTTTGATGCATCGGTTTGATCGGGTGATCCACTTGGCCGCACAGGCCGGTGTTCGTTATTCCCTTGAAAACCCCATGGCGTATGCCGACAGTAATCTCAACGGCCATCTGACCATTCTGGAAGGCTGCCGCCGTCATCAGATTGAGCATCTGGTCTATGCTTCCTCCAGCTCTGTTTATGGGCTCAACCGCAAGCTCCCGCTGTCAACATCCGACAGCGTCGACCATCCGGTTTCTTTATACGCCGCGACCAAAAAAGCCAATGAACTGATGGCACACACCTATTCTCATCTGTATGGCATTCCGACAACAGGGCTACGCTTCTTTACCGTCTACGGCCCCTGGGGACGTCCGGATATGGCCTTGTTTAAGTTTACGTCGGCGATTCTTTCCGGAGAGCCGATTGATGTCTTCAACCACGGAGACATGCTGCGCGACTTCACTTACATCGATGATATTGTGGAAGGGGTGGTGCGCATACAGGATCACATTCCGACGGAGGATCCGAACTGGCGGGTGGAAAACGGCACGCCAGCGACCAGCGCTGCACCTTATCGAGTGTACAATCTCGGACATGGTCAGCCAGTTCAACTGATGGACTTTATTACGGCGCTGGAGCAGGCGCTGGGTCGTGAAGCCATGAAACGATACCTGCCGATGCAACCGGGTGATGTTTACGCAACCTATGCAGATACCCAAGATTTATTTGAAGCGACCGGGTTTCACCCTCAAGTGAGTGTGCCTGAAGGCGTGCAAAAATTTGTGGCGTGGTATCTGGATTATTACGGGCAGAAGGCTGGCGGAAAAGTGGCGGCCGGATGA